From Erigeron canadensis isolate Cc75 chromosome 5, C_canadensis_v1, whole genome shotgun sequence:
ACACGGATAATGCTACAATTGGTGTCTGAGGGAAAAGCATTGTCGCAAGCTCGCAATATAGCCTCAACCGGCAAAAAGACTGCTAAAAACATGTTGGCTTTGGAAGTTATTCAAGGGTATGCTTCATTGCTAGAAAACATATTATTTCTTCCTTCAGAAGTTGCATATCCAAGGACAATATCAGAAGCTCCTCCTGATATCAAAACAGAGTGGCAATGGCTTCCTTTTGAAGCTATTTCAGATCGTAGATATGTAGATAGAACTTTAGGGATAAACCATTTTCTAAACGAGGCTGAAAATCGCTGGAATCATACTCTAAAAGAAGAGAGACCAGGTGCTATTCCAGACAATGATACCTTTGTATACGGTTTATGGGAAGATGAAAGAAGAAATCAGATGATGAAAGCTAAAAGAATGAGAGAAGATGACGAGGTaatgagaaaaagaaagaacataTTATCCATTTACTCCATTAAAATTGCAACATATTCTTTCTCGGTAACTTCTATACGAATTTACTTATGGGGCCACTGTATGATTACAACGAGCTAATTATATTGATTTGATCCCTTAGGCTATTCTGGCATGGATATTAAGGTATTTAAACTTTTTGGCTATAGTTACTTGTGATGATTCAGACCCATTTCCGTACAAATGGTCAATTATGATTGAAACTATTGAAAGTTGCTCAACGTGTATTTAAATGCTTACAACTTTGTCAACCAATTTATTAGAAACCGTGTGTTCATTTTAATAGTTTAGCTTTTGTAGTACAGTATGATTTAATCGATTATAattgttataaaacttataaaaaccaTAGAAAAATGTTGACAGCTCAGTCTGTCAAGGCCAATTACTATCTGACCAATTTTAATATGTGACTTAACTTGTCCAGGCTGCCATTTTGACTCGTTAGTTAACCCATCCAAGTTGTCCATTTTGACGGCTCTAATTAGGCaaagaattttcattttatatgtgTCCAGCTGAATATTGCAATTTGCACGGGAGGAGAATGGAAAACAAGAGAAACACATGCACATTGCACTGTCCTTTTATTAGAATTCATAGTTGACTACATGATTCTGGTTTTGTGATATAGAAGATCATCAAAACAACTTGTTCGCCCAAACATATATGGACTACTTTTACATAGTTAGATACGCCAGTTGATATTGTAAAGACTTTCAAGGTTTTGATTTGGATTTGTAATTGTATGTAGCTGAGGGATAGAAGTGATCAATCGAGGGGGAAATGGGAAGAAGTATACAAAAATGCAAAGAAAACTGACCGGAGTAAAAATGATTTGCATGAGAGGGATGATGGAGAACTCGAAAGAACAGGTCAACCGTTATGTATCTATGAACCTTACAATGGGCAAGGATCTTGGCCTTTTCTGCACCTTAAATCACTTTATCGTGGTATTGGACTTGTAAGTTGATCCACTTCCATTGCAAACATATTAAGACTTTCACACATTGCATCCACATATGAGTATTTTCTTGGCATGTTATACTTATAGCTTTTCATGCAGTGGTGTTTTAGGTTGTTATTTTGCATAAATATCAGATTTTATGGCTGACCTTTGCTCTACAATTGTCATTGGACTATAGATTTGAGCATTTCTTGTATCGTTATGTGTTGTTCAATATTGTTTTGGATCATTTTTTGGATATGAAATATCTTGACTTTTTTGGTTCACTCTTGAATCTTATACCCGAAAGGCCAAGATTATCACTTCTGAAGCATCCTTAATTTAGAAATTAAACTGCGATCAAGCAGTTAACAGCTTACATCTATCAATTTTATGATATTGTAGTCCACAAAAAGCCGAAGATCAAGAAGAGATGACATTGATGCACCTTCTCGTCTTCCTCTTCTAAACTCACCCTACTACCGTAACACCCTTGGTGACTTTGGAGCATTTTTTGCTATTGCTAACCGTATTGACCGTATACATAAGAATGCTTGGATCGGGTTTTTGTCGTGGCGGGCTACAGCTAGGAAGGCAAGCAAATTCCTTTGACACTAACCATTTTCATATTACAAATTGTCGCTTGATTGTTAAGTGCACCGGAATGTAAGTAACTACGGACGAAATGTTATAGTGCGCATGAAGCTCTATTGTATGCACAAATTTAGTAAAAGTGTTCAaattatgtaactaactatggcCGACCAATTAAAAACTtgcacgtggcagctcatatggggAGCAACATATACCATGTTACATGATTTGAGCATTTTTATcaagttcgtgcacacaatagaGGTTTCCAGTAGTTTGTGCACATTATAACTTTTCGGTCTTAGTTACCTACATTTCGGTGCACTTATCCCTTTTATAAATCTTTTGGAAAAGAGCAGGAATCTTTATCGGACCGTGCTGAGATTGCTTTACTAGAAGATATTGAAGCTCAAAAACACGGGGATGCTGTCTATTTTTGGGTCCGTGTGGATAAAGATCCAAGAAGCCCAATACAACAGGATTTTTGGTCATTTTGTGATTCAATAAATGCCGGTAATTGCAAGTAAGATCTTCTACTCATGTTCGGAGAATGTCTATAAATTATATATCCATTAAATTAGTTTTCTGCAAAAGATAAGGTCTAATTTAATTGTCTGTATTATCTGTACAAGGTTCTCGTTCTCGGAAGCTTTGAAGAAAATCTACGGGATCAGAAATAACTCGACTGTTCTCCCTCCGATGCCCACAGATGGAGGAACATGGTCCATCATGAATAGCTGGGCTATGCCAACCAAATCTTTCCTCGAGTTCGTGATGTTCTCAAGGTATGTGGATTTCATTCGATTACTGAATTTTTTTAAGAGATAGGAATTCAATTTCTATTGTATGATATATGCAGAATGTTTGTAGACGCTTTAGATGCACAATTTTATGAAGAGCATCAGAAAAGTGGTTTGTGCTACTTAAGTTTGTCTAAGGTAAGCTCTTATTCCGCTGTAGATAACTCATCAATCTGCTTTTAAATCACTTCTATAGGTAACAATTTGACCAAAAAAATTGTCAATTTGGGCTATACTATGCATGTAATGGTTCAAACGGGTAAACTTGTTCAAGTTGGCTAAAATGGAAACAGGGTGAGTAGTTTAGATGGGTCAAGTGTCTCCCAAGGTGTACTACTTGCAAAGTTCTATACAACGAGAGAGAAACTGTTAAGGGTTCTGCTAGAACCGATCCAAAAAGTACTGTTGTTGAACAACCTAcaccattttgccacctctaattgtTAAACCTGAGCCCAAAGATTCTTTCAGCTATAATGATTCGATGATGTGCACTCTTGGTTGTATGGCAGGACAAGCATTGCTACTCGCGGATTCTCGAGGTTCTTGTAAACATTTGGGCTTATCATAGCGCGAGAAGAATGGTGTACATAGATCCCGACACCGGAACAATGAAAGAACAACATGATTTCAAGAAACGGAGAGGTAAAATGTGGATCAAGTGGTTTGGCTACAGCACCCTCAAGGCCATGGATGAAGATCTGGCGGAGGAGGCCGACTCGGACCACCACCCAGGAAGGCGGTGGTTATGGCCTTCAACGGGTGAGGTGTTGTGGAAGGGAATATATGAAAAGGAAAGAATGCaatctaaaaaggagaaagaaacaAAGAAGCAAAAGACGCGAGAAAAGATTCAAAGAATCAAGAACCGGACTCGCCAAAAAGTGATAGGGAAGTATGTGAAGCCTCCACCGGAGAATGAGACAAATAATGTGGTGGCAGTAGAAAGGCATTTCAGGTAGCTTAATTAAAAGGTGATTCTTGTTAACTTAGCGTTGATGACGACGTCGTTTACAACAGTGTAGTTGGTAGTTTGATTAATTATACTTGAATTTTTTCGTGAAGTAAATTTTGAGTGTTGCTTTTGGGCAAGATGCATAGGGGTGCTCCTTAATTTCAGGGTTTTTGTATGTAAAAATTGCATCTTTTGATGATGCTGATACCAATACTAATTTTaaacttagtttttttttatttttttttattttataaagttatataaCAGTATAACACCATCTCCAGTCTCCACCATAGTTAATTTATAGTCTAAGTTTAAAGGATCTCCATATATTAACataataaaatcaaacataatcttctttaaattatgttatttgattttaatctaatttTTTAACTTGGAATCCTAATCCGTTCCAGAGGTATGGTTGGATGGTAAAGTGAATATGATGGAATAAGtatgtaattttgtttttggttgttagtatgttaaattaaaagaagaaaaaaaaaatttatgaatgtATGGAGGGGAGGTGGCAATTTCGAGATACTTCTTCTTTCCGTTGAAGATTTTGGTTTGtcaaaatataaagtttgttaAGGGGCGGGGGCGCTCGAGAAGAGTCTGGAAAACCGTGGACAGAGAATTAAAGAAAATCCATCCAAATATCCATTCATTCAAGATATATAATCTACTATAAATGCAGAcattgatttatatatct
This genomic window contains:
- the LOC122598816 gene encoding uncharacterized protein LOC122598816; amino-acid sequence: MGSLSPLVPLKRDSLLKSFSRPPYDNNGRFMILNKKKKIDYLQWISALAVFIFFIFLFQLFLPLSKEIDDGDFFFLKQDNNNLLLKKNDGLGFGENVKFMPTNKNTTNNTFGNRKPLLALVFAHLLVDPQQILMFSVASALREIGYQFQVYSLEDGPVQSIWNSIGVPVNIVDANDKRGITIDWLNYDGILVSSIAAKDVISSLLQEPFNSVPLIWSVNEKALAIRAMRYVSSSQVELIDDWKAIFNRATVTVFSNYALPMLYAAFDAGNYFVVPGSPSEACKVGNSAFIHKNVRVDMNVGLNEFVVGIVGSEFLYKGMWLEHAFVLKALLPLLNHFPIGDNSSPALKIMILSQDSTGNYSAAIEEIASNLKYPMDTVKHVALNQLDEDVGVLSIMDLVVYGSFLEELSFPDVLIRAMCLEKPIIAPDLSVINKRIDDGVNGHIFRKDNLEDLTRIMLQLVSEGKALSQARNIASTGKKTAKNMLALEVIQGYASLLENILFLPSEVAYPRTISEAPPDIKTEWQWLPFEAISDRRYVDRTLGINHFLNEAENRWNHTLKEERPGAIPDNDTFVYGLWEDERRNQMMKAKRMREDDELRDRSDQSRGKWEEVYKNAKKTDRSKNDLHERDDGELERTGQPLCIYEPYNGQGSWPFLHLKSLYRGIGLSTKSRRSRRDDIDAPSRLPLLNSPYYRNTLGDFGAFFAIANRIDRIHKNAWIGFLSWRATARKESLSDRAEIALLEDIEAQKHGDAVYFWVRVDKDPRSPIQQDFWSFCDSINAGNCKFSFSEALKKIYGIRNNSTVLPPMPTDGGTWSIMNSWAMPTKSFLEFVMFSRMFVDALDAQFYEEHQKSGLCYLSLSKDKHCYSRILEVLVNIWAYHSARRMVYIDPDTGTMKEQHDFKKRRGKMWIKWFGYSTLKAMDEDLAEEADSDHHPGRRWLWPSTGEVLWKGIYEKERMQSKKEKETKKQKTREKIQRIKNRTRQKVIGKYVKPPPENETNNVVAVERHFR